In Streptomyces canus, one DNA window encodes the following:
- a CDS encoding class F sortase: MPSAHRPALSRARLATLTLLTLVSVLTGCSAGLDPTVRVVPSASAPGTPRSGQPAASDAPAAPAEVAVPSVGITSSLMELGLNTDGTVEVPPAEKGMTAGWYTGGAVPGEIGAAVVIGHNDTRFGEAVFHDLKKIKEGADITVTDKTGKALHFTVTATESVAKNAFPTEKVYGPTQERALRLITCDGDFDAQGHPVDNLIVYATAS, from the coding sequence TTGCCCTCTGCACACCGTCCGGCCCTGTCCCGGGCCCGCCTCGCGACCCTCACCCTGCTGACCCTCGTCAGCGTGCTCACCGGCTGCTCGGCCGGCCTCGACCCGACAGTGCGGGTCGTCCCCTCCGCCTCCGCACCCGGCACCCCGAGGTCCGGGCAGCCCGCGGCCTCTGACGCTCCGGCTGCCCCCGCCGAGGTGGCCGTTCCCTCCGTGGGGATCACCAGTTCGCTGATGGAGTTGGGCCTCAACACGGACGGGACGGTCGAGGTCCCGCCGGCCGAAAAGGGGATGACCGCGGGCTGGTACACGGGCGGTGCTGTGCCCGGTGAGATCGGCGCGGCAGTCGTCATCGGCCACAACGACACCCGCTTCGGCGAGGCCGTCTTCCACGACCTGAAGAAGATCAAGGAGGGTGCGGACATCACCGTCACCGACAAGACGGGAAAAGCCCTCCACTTCACCGTCACGGCCACGGAGAGCGTCGCCAAGAACGCCTTCCCGACGGAGAAGGTCTACGGGCCGACCCAGGAACGTGCTCTACGGCTCATCACGTGCGACGGCGACTTCGACGCGCAGGGGCACCCTGTCGACAACCTCATCGTGTACGCGACAGCGAGCTGA
- a CDS encoding Glu/Leu/Phe/Val dehydrogenase dimerization domain-containing protein, whose translation MTTPLLSLTWTDHVTGHQGFLVVDRLVRGVASGGLRMRPGCTLDEVTGLARGMTMKEALHYDPEARYIPLGGAKGGIDCDPRDPAAYGLLVRYLRAMRPYVESCWTTGEDLGLSQDLVDRAAAEAGLVSSIQAVYPLLDDEATARRRLADAFALEVDGIGLDELAGGCGVAESVLAALDLAGVPHAGTRVAVQGLGTMGGATARFLTRAGLTLVAVADIKGTVFNPAGLDVETLLAARDTYGTVDRSALRPGDRELPGDAWLSLDAEVLVPAAVSYTIDTGNQERIRARWIVEAANMPVLPAAEALLAARGVTVLPDVVVNSGTNAWWWWTLFGDIGADADEAFAHIRRSMRALVEQLLARAESDGISPRAAAHALVADRLPVIAERFGWYR comes from the coding sequence GTGACCACCCCCTTGCTGTCGCTCACCTGGACCGACCACGTCACCGGCCACCAGGGCTTCCTGGTCGTCGACCGGCTGGTACGGGGGGTCGCCAGCGGCGGCCTGCGGATGCGCCCCGGCTGCACCCTGGACGAGGTCACAGGGCTCGCCCGCGGCATGACCATGAAAGAGGCCCTGCACTACGACCCCGAGGCGCGGTACATCCCGCTGGGCGGCGCCAAGGGCGGCATCGACTGCGACCCCCGGGACCCGGCGGCGTACGGCCTCCTCGTGCGCTACCTGCGCGCCATGCGACCGTACGTCGAGAGCTGCTGGACGACCGGCGAGGACCTCGGTCTCAGCCAGGACCTGGTGGACCGGGCGGCCGCGGAGGCCGGCCTGGTCTCCTCGATCCAGGCGGTCTATCCGCTGCTCGACGACGAGGCCACGGCCCGGCGGCGGCTCGCGGACGCGTTCGCCCTCGAGGTCGACGGCATCGGACTCGATGAACTGGCGGGCGGCTGCGGGGTCGCCGAGTCGGTCCTCGCGGCCCTGGACCTGGCCGGGGTGCCGCACGCGGGCACGCGCGTGGCGGTGCAGGGCCTCGGCACCATGGGCGGGGCCACGGCCCGCTTCCTCACGCGCGCGGGGCTCACCCTGGTGGCCGTCGCCGACATCAAGGGCACGGTCTTCAACCCCGCGGGACTCGACGTCGAGACGCTGCTGGCCGCCAGGGACACCTACGGCACCGTGGACCGCTCCGCCCTGCGCCCCGGCGACCGCGAACTGCCCGGCGACGCCTGGCTGTCGCTCGACGCGGAGGTACTCGTGCCCGCGGCGGTGTCGTACACGATCGACACCGGCAACCAGGAGCGGATCAGGGCCCGTTGGATCGTCGAGGCGGCCAACATGCCGGTCCTGCCCGCGGCGGAGGCGCTGCTGGCCGCGCGCGGAGTCACCGTACTGCCGGACGTCGTGGTCAACTCCGGGACCAACGCCTGGTGGTGGTGGACCCTGTTCGGCGACATCGGCGCGGACGCGGACGAGGCCTTCGCGCACATACGGCGTTCCATGCGTGCCCTCGTCGAGCAGTTGCTGGCCCGCGCGGAGTCGGACGGGATCTCGCCGCGCGCCGCCGCCCACGCGCTGGTCGCGGACCGGCTGCCGGTGATCGCGGAACGGTTCGGCTGGTACCGCTGA
- a CDS encoding response regulator transcription factor → MCANIVVAEDDAKQAELVRRYLEHEGHAVTVVEDGRTALETVRHQEPDLVVLDVMMPGADGLDVVRILRAERREVPVLMLTARSTEDDLLLGLDLGADDYMTKPFSPRELTARVRTLLRRNRHGPDPAPATVPAPASTEPEAAPDDEALTVGALRVDPSRHEVSVAGTPVECTPGEFRILAAMAAEPGRVFTRARLLDELHGFDKYISGRTVDVHVMNLRKKIERAPRRPARLITVFGVGYKLTDPAKNVRHASS, encoded by the coding sequence GTGTGCGCAAACATTGTGGTCGCCGAAGACGACGCGAAGCAGGCCGAACTGGTGCGCCGCTACCTGGAGCACGAGGGCCACGCCGTCACGGTCGTCGAGGACGGCCGGACGGCTCTCGAGACGGTCCGGCACCAGGAACCCGACCTGGTCGTCCTCGACGTGATGATGCCCGGAGCCGACGGCCTGGACGTCGTACGGATCCTGCGCGCCGAACGCCGGGAGGTGCCGGTGCTGATGCTGACGGCCCGCAGCACCGAGGACGATCTGCTGCTCGGCCTCGACCTCGGCGCCGACGACTACATGACCAAGCCGTTCAGCCCGCGTGAACTCACCGCTCGGGTACGGACGTTGCTGCGCCGCAACCGGCACGGCCCCGACCCGGCTCCGGCGACCGTACCCGCTCCCGCCTCGACGGAGCCCGAAGCGGCCCCGGACGACGAGGCGTTGACGGTCGGCGCGCTCAGGGTCGATCCCTCGCGGCACGAGGTGTCGGTCGCCGGGACGCCCGTCGAGTGCACACCCGGTGAGTTCCGTATCCTCGCGGCGATGGCGGCCGAGCCCGGCCGGGTCTTCACCAGGGCGCGGCTCCTGGACGAGCTGCACGGCTTCGACAAGTACATCAGCGGCCGGACCGTCGACGTGCACGTCATGAACCTGCGCAAGAAGATCGAGCGCGCCCCACGACGGCCGGCCCGTCTCATCACCGTCTTCGGCGTCGGCTACAAACTCACGGACCCCGCGAAGAACGTGCGCCATGCGTCGTCCTGA
- a CDS encoding IS630 family transposase (programmed frameshift), whose amino-acid sequence MRRRLRRAGAPCRQPHRVRDSELRAVGVSVSPCRKSAYQWHQLWRDGGIEALVSRGPSGSRCRLSPRCLEKLAAHLEEGPAVHGWVEDQVWTAGRVATLIGRKFHVSYSVSGATRLMHRLGFSLQAPVRRVAERDEEAVKMWKEATWAEVRARAACGGYICFEDEAGSTRRPPRGRTWGRRGHTPVVTVSGRRSGRLSVAGLIAMRPGSRTRLCHRLVVHPAGNGKRRSMSERDFIALLDGAHQLIKAPIVLVWDRLNTHVSRTMRELIDAREWLTVFLLPAYSPDLNPVEGVWAHVKRSLANLAVVALDRLEALVRNRLKRLQYRPETLDGFIAGTGLALGNPTSP is encoded by the exons GTGCGACGGCGACTTCGACGCGCAGGGGCACCCTGTCGACAACCTCATCGTGTACGCGACAGCGAGCTGAGGGCCGTAGGCGTGTCGGTTTCGCCCTGCCGGAAGTCGGCCTACCAGTGGCACCAGCTGTGGCGGGACGGCGGGATCGAGGCCCTGGTATCGCGCGGGCCGAGCGGATCACGGTGCCGTCTGTCGCCGCGCTGCCTGGAGAAGCTCGCCGCGCATCTGGAGGAGGGGCCGGCCGTGCACGGCTGGGTGGAGGACCAGGTGTGGACCGCTGGGCGGGTGGCCACGCTGATCGGCCGGAAGTTCCACGTCTCCTACAGCGTCTCAGGCGCCACCCGGCTGATGCACCGGCTCGGGTTCTCCCTGCAGGCCCCCGTGCGGCGGGTCGCCGAGCGCGACGAGGAGGCGGTGAAGATGTGGAAGGAAGCGACCTGGGCGGAGGTA AGGGCCCGGGCGGCCTGCGGGGGCTACATCTGCTTCGAGGACGAAGCAGGTTCCACCCGCCGACCGCCCCGAGGCCGCACCTGGGGGCGACGCGGACACACCCCGGTCGTGACGGTGAGCGGACGCCGCTCGGGGCGGCTGTCGGTGGCCGGGCTGATTGCGATGCGGCCCGGCTCACGGACCCGGCTGTGCCATCGGCTGGTTGTCCACCCCGCGGGCAACGGCAAGCGCCGCAGTATGAGCGAGCGCGACTTCATCGCTCTGCTCGACGGCGCCCACCAGCTCATCAAGGCACCGATCGTGTTGGTCTGGGACCGGCTCAACACCCATGTCTCCCGAACGATGCGAGAGTTGATCGACGCACGGGAATGGCTGACGGTGTTCCTGCTGCCCGCCTACTCGCCCGACCTGAACCCGGTCGAGGGCGTGTGGGCCCACGTCAAGCGCAGCCTGGCCAACCTCGCCGTAGTCGCCCTGGACCGCTTGGAGGCCCTCGTCCGCAACCGGCTCAAACGACTCCAGTACCGGCCCGAAACCCTCGACGGCTTCATAGCCGGCACCGGCCTCGCCCTCGGCAACCCGACCTCACCCTGA
- a CDS encoding TetR/AcrR family transcriptional regulator, which translates to MARVRLTVAERREELLRAAIEQIEARGVAAVRIADVASALGVSNALVLYHFSTKEKLVAAAFTYAAEDDLAHLRKLLGRRTSALRRLRAAVRWYAPTGQAKGWRLWIEGWAVALREPALQEVTRDLDRRWKAALAEVIAEGVAAGEFHCPDPHATALRLTALLDGLAVQLTSYAGAVPRSRAQAWVDEALARELGLDGTGSAY; encoded by the coding sequence GTGGCGAGAGTGCGGTTGACAGTGGCCGAGCGGCGCGAGGAACTGCTGCGGGCCGCCATCGAGCAGATCGAGGCGCGGGGCGTGGCAGCCGTCAGGATCGCCGACGTGGCCTCGGCGCTCGGAGTCAGCAACGCCCTGGTGCTCTACCACTTCTCCACGAAGGAGAAGCTGGTCGCCGCCGCGTTCACCTACGCAGCCGAGGACGATCTGGCCCATCTGCGCAAGCTCCTCGGCCGCCGCACCAGCGCCCTGCGTCGGCTTCGGGCGGCGGTTCGCTGGTATGCGCCGACGGGCCAGGCCAAGGGCTGGCGGCTGTGGATCGAGGGCTGGGCGGTGGCCCTGCGTGAGCCGGCGCTCCAGGAGGTCACCCGCGACCTCGACAGGCGCTGGAAGGCGGCACTCGCGGAAGTGATCGCCGAGGGCGTGGCCGCGGGCGAGTTCCACTGCCCGGACCCGCACGCCACAGCCCTGCGCCTCACCGCCCTCCTGGACGGCCTGGCCGTCCAACTGACGTCCTACGCGGGCGCGGTGCCCAGGTCCCGGGCCCAGGCATGGGTGGACGAGGCCCTGGCCCGCGAACTCGGGCTGGACGGCACGGGGTCCGCATACTGA
- a CDS encoding MBL fold metallo-hydrolase, whose protein sequence is MTGFRPLSSGLRALQPAAFGADPSGERMARIRRSPHFKDGVFQNPGGTARIRPDGSAIDFAKGYFDSDARRQRAPQGRIPVHATTLADLSKPPVTGLRLTWMGHSSVLAEIDGRRVLFDPVWGERCSPFPFAGPKRLHPVPLPLAALGPVDVIVISHDHYDHLDMPTIKQLAGTDTVFAVPLGVGAHLEHWGVSADRLRELDWHESTQVAGLTLTATPARHFCGRGLRNTQHTLWASWVVSSGEHRVYHSGDTGYFDGFKDIGASFGPFDATMIQLGAYSEFWPEIHMTPEEAVQSHLDLQGGDAAEGVLLPIHWGTFNLAQHPWAEPADRTMLLAHKAGIAMASPRPGEPFEPGAAPAVDPWWRGVAKAPAGGWAALPTVAEEPVPVAEV, encoded by the coding sequence GTGACCGGCTTCCGTCCCCTGAGCTCCGGGCTCCGCGCGCTGCAGCCCGCGGCCTTCGGTGCGGACCCGAGCGGTGAGCGCATGGCGCGTATCCGCAGATCCCCCCACTTCAAAGACGGTGTCTTCCAGAACCCCGGCGGAACCGCCAGGATCCGGCCCGACGGGTCGGCGATCGACTTCGCCAAGGGCTACTTCGACAGCGACGCCCGGCGGCAGCGTGCTCCGCAAGGCCGGATCCCGGTCCATGCCACGACGCTCGCCGACCTCTCCAAGCCGCCCGTCACCGGGCTGCGGCTGACCTGGATGGGGCACTCCAGCGTGCTCGCCGAGATCGACGGACGGCGGGTGCTGTTCGATCCCGTATGGGGCGAGCGGTGCTCCCCGTTCCCCTTCGCCGGGCCCAAGCGGCTGCACCCCGTGCCCTTGCCGCTCGCCGCGCTCGGTCCGGTCGACGTGATCGTCATCTCCCACGATCACTACGACCACCTGGACATGCCCACGATCAAGCAACTGGCCGGGACGGACACCGTCTTCGCCGTGCCGCTCGGTGTGGGAGCCCATCTCGAGCACTGGGGGGTGTCCGCGGACCGGCTGCGTGAGCTGGACTGGCACGAGTCGACCCAGGTCGCCGGGCTGACGCTGACGGCCACCCCGGCTCGGCACTTCTGCGGGCGCGGGCTGCGGAACACCCAGCACACGCTCTGGGCGTCCTGGGTCGTCTCCAGCGGGGAACACCGGGTCTACCACAGCGGTGACACCGGGTACTTCGACGGGTTCAAGGACATCGGCGCCTCGTTCGGGCCCTTCGACGCGACGATGATCCAGCTCGGGGCCTACTCGGAGTTCTGGCCGGAGATTCACATGACGCCTGAAGAGGCGGTGCAGTCTCATCTGGATCTGCAGGGTGGGGACGCGGCGGAGGGGGTGCTGCTGCCGATCCACTGGGGCACGTTCAATCTCGCGCAGCATCCTTGGGCTGAGCCCGCTGATCGGACGATGCTGCTGGCCCACAAGGCCGGCATCGCGATGGCCTCGCCTCGGCCGGGGGAGCCGTTCGAGCCCGGGGCCGCCCCGGCGGTCGATCCTTGGTGGCGGGGAGTGGCGAAGGCGCCGGCCGGGGGATGGGCGGCGTTGCCGACGGTGGCGGAGGAGCCTGTACCTGTGGCCGAGGTCTGA
- a CDS encoding M23 family metallopeptidase — translation MPAKGKHRRPKSQRFVRSIAVAGTGGAALALPLMGATGAHAATSQSVSEKAVQSLPVTQKSAEKTAAKKNAAKTSTVRTYSVRVGDYLSKIADEQNVSGGWKKLYADNRSAIGDDPSLIHPGLKLSIGKKARTGTTKTESSASSSSSKAKKTESKSSANSTAATQSSATTSSSGYTLPVTGATIGTGYRVAGSMWSSGYHTGVDFVVPTGTSLKAVAAGTVVSAGWGGAYGNQVVIKLNDGYYAQYAHLSQLSVSAGQTVTEGQQIGLSGATGNVTGPHLHFEIRTTPDYGSDVDPVAYLRSKGVAVG, via the coding sequence ATGCCCGCGAAGGGTAAGCACCGCCGTCCGAAGTCCCAGCGCTTCGTCCGCTCGATAGCCGTCGCCGGAACCGGAGGCGCCGCTCTCGCCCTCCCGCTCATGGGGGCCACCGGCGCGCACGCCGCCACCTCTCAGTCCGTGTCGGAAAAGGCCGTTCAGTCGCTTCCTGTCACGCAGAAGTCCGCCGAAAAGACGGCCGCGAAGAAGAACGCCGCGAAGACCTCGACGGTGCGCACCTATTCGGTGCGCGTCGGCGACTATCTCTCGAAGATCGCCGATGAGCAGAACGTCAGCGGTGGCTGGAAGAAGCTGTACGCCGACAACCGTTCTGCCATCGGCGACGACCCGTCACTGATCCACCCCGGTCTGAAGCTCTCGATCGGCAAGAAGGCCAGGACGGGCACGACGAAGACCGAGTCCTCCGCTTCCTCGTCCTCCTCGAAGGCGAAGAAGACGGAGTCGAAGTCGTCCGCGAATTCGACGGCCGCCACCCAGAGCTCCGCCACCACCAGCTCCAGCGGTTACACCCTGCCGGTCACCGGTGCCACCATCGGCACCGGTTACCGCGTGGCGGGCAGCATGTGGTCCAGCGGCTACCACACCGGCGTCGACTTCGTCGTCCCGACCGGCACCTCGCTGAAGGCCGTGGCCGCGGGCACGGTCGTCTCCGCGGGCTGGGGCGGCGCCTACGGCAACCAGGTCGTCATCAAGCTCAACGACGGCTACTACGCGCAGTACGCCCACCTGTCCCAGCTCTCCGTCTCGGCCGGTCAGACCGTGACCGAGGGCCAGCAGATCGGCCTCTCCGGTGCGACCGGCAATGTCACCGGCCCGCACCTGCACTTCGAGATCCGCACCACGCCGGACTACGGCTCCGACGTGGACCCGGTCGCCTACCTCCGCTCGAAGGGCGTCGCCGTCGGCTGA
- a CDS encoding DUF6250 domain-containing protein — MTTTRRAFGSLVAGSALAALAPAAGASASPHHRRLIAHDDFRHGLGRWAVELEQGGTVTAQRGVLEVDVPAGATIWFRQPLEGPYVLEYTATPVSEGGANDRVSDLNNFWNAVDVRSPDDLFATRRGGALAEYDYLKTYYSGYGANCNTTTRLRRYVGESGVRPLIYDYTEPLLVANEPNRVRIVSDGSKVQWWDNGRLVFDYSDREPYTKGHFAFRTTWSHFRISDFRVWRSQRQHSR, encoded by the coding sequence ATGACGACCACGCGTAGAGCCTTCGGATCCCTCGTCGCCGGTTCCGCCCTGGCCGCCCTCGCCCCCGCAGCCGGTGCGAGCGCGTCGCCCCACCACCGTCGCCTCATCGCCCACGACGACTTCCGCCACGGCCTCGGCCGCTGGGCCGTCGAACTGGAGCAGGGCGGCACGGTCACCGCGCAGCGCGGAGTGCTGGAGGTCGACGTGCCCGCCGGCGCGACGATCTGGTTCAGGCAGCCGCTCGAAGGACCGTACGTCCTGGAGTACACCGCCACGCCTGTCTCCGAGGGCGGAGCCAACGACCGGGTGTCCGACCTGAACAACTTCTGGAACGCGGTCGACGTCCGGTCTCCCGACGACCTCTTCGCCACCCGACGGGGCGGGGCGCTCGCGGAGTACGACTACCTGAAGACGTACTACTCGGGCTACGGCGCCAACTGCAACACCACGACACGGCTGCGCCGATACGTCGGGGAGTCCGGTGTGCGGCCGCTGATCTACGACTACACCGAGCCGCTGCTCGTCGCGAACGAGCCGAACCGGGTGCGGATCGTCTCCGACGGCTCCAAGGTGCAGTGGTGGGACAACGGGCGGCTCGTCTTCGACTACAGCGACCGGGAGCCTTACACGAAGGGGCACTTCGCGTTCCGCACCACCTGGAGCCACTTCCGGATCAGCGACTTCAGGGTGTGGCGGTCGCAGCGTCAACATTCCCGATGA
- a CDS encoding SGNH/GDSL hydrolase family protein: MIGSYVAVGDSFTEGVGDPGPDGAFVGWADRFAVLLADRRPEGDFRYSNLAVRGKLLDQIVEDQLPQAVELAPDLVSFCAGGNDIIRPGTDPDEVAERFERAISRLTEACGRVMVTTGFDTRGVPVLKHLRGKIATYNGHVRAVADRYGCPVLDLWSLKTIQDRRAWDGDRLHLSPEGHTRVALRAGQVLGLEVPADPDQPWPPLPPRGPLDVRRDDVHWAREYLVPWIGRRLRGESSGDHVTAKGVLSPDDIKTRIASVA; the protein is encoded by the coding sequence GTGATCGGGTCGTACGTGGCGGTGGGGGACAGCTTCACCGAGGGCGTCGGCGACCCCGGCCCCGACGGGGCGTTCGTCGGCTGGGCCGACCGGTTCGCGGTACTTCTCGCGGACCGGCGGCCCGAGGGCGACTTCAGGTACAGCAATCTCGCCGTACGCGGGAAGCTGCTCGACCAGATCGTCGAGGATCAGCTTCCGCAGGCCGTCGAACTGGCACCGGACCTGGTGTCGTTCTGCGCCGGCGGCAACGACATCATCCGTCCCGGTACCGACCCCGACGAGGTCGCCGAGCGCTTCGAGCGGGCGATCTCCCGGCTCACCGAGGCGTGCGGCAGGGTCATGGTGACGACCGGCTTCGACACACGTGGCGTTCCCGTACTCAAGCATCTGCGCGGCAAGATCGCCACGTACAACGGACATGTGCGGGCCGTCGCCGACCGCTACGGATGTCCGGTGCTCGACCTGTGGTCCCTGAAGACCATTCAGGACCGGCGGGCCTGGGACGGCGACCGGCTGCACCTCTCCCCGGAGGGGCACACGCGTGTGGCGCTCCGCGCGGGCCAGGTCCTCGGCCTTGAGGTCCCGGCCGACCCGGACCAGCCGTGGCCGCCGCTTCCGCCGCGCGGTCCGCTGGACGTGCGACGGGACGACGTCCACTGGGCTCGGGAGTATCTGGTGCCGTGGATCGGGCGCCGGCTGCGGGGGGAGTCCTCCGGGGACCATGTGACGGCCAAGGGTGTGCTGTCGCCGGACGACATCAAGACGCGGATCGCTTCGGTGGCTTGA
- a CDS encoding sensor histidine kinase, with amino-acid sequence MRRPDKGVAARATRLPLRKSLAGRLLTVTALVASCSVAATAWLAVQTTSVAIRQEQGQNLRSDAKIYNTLLGYAATHPGWDGVDATVRDLAQESGRRIVLTTPGRGPIVDSADSRSASGGSSDDLLAQQASAVVDPRNVDTVLVPDAAKAGADRVDPRAVGPFRLPAKEHDALRKAAAGRVACLSQMGIAADVVESPGGRPRVQFVSDETGEGTDSVTDRDMEAKCFASYPVGPTATERKALSALNQLADACLKRQGRTAVKLNLDLSWDRSYAYGRDDAVSVAEDGLSDRNAKALAAKKAEDAATAERKAASGGALDYAPAEIRDSAYDRAVANCVGSARREQLMGYVAEPALLFIDGPGAAGVPGFDLSRSNTARIAGVTALVLALTVGASVLAGARLVRPLHALTGAAQRMREGLDATPVPVPVVSDNEIGRLTAAFNDMAAYRARLEEQRKVMVSDVAHELRTPLSNIRGWLEAAHDGLAVPDPAFVSSLLEEAVQLQHLINDLQDLGAADAGALRLHRKPVRIDELLGQVAAAHQGLAETAGVTLTVLTPPPGTPRPPLLDADPVRLRQTVSNLLSNAVRHTPAGGTVTLRRYVSDPGDELAVEVSDTGSGIPAGDLPYVFDRFWRAEKSRNRSTGGSGLGLAIVLKLAEAHGGTVDVASTEGEGATFTLRLPTAGSTKPEGPGRP; translated from the coding sequence ATGCGTCGTCCTGACAAGGGAGTTGCGGCGAGGGCCACCCGGCTGCCGCTGCGCAAGAGCCTGGCGGGGCGGCTGTTGACCGTGACGGCGCTGGTGGCCTCGTGCTCGGTCGCCGCGACCGCCTGGCTGGCCGTGCAGACGACCTCCGTCGCCATCCGCCAGGAGCAGGGGCAGAACCTCAGGTCCGACGCGAAGATCTACAACACCCTCCTCGGCTACGCGGCCACCCACCCCGGCTGGGACGGCGTCGACGCCACCGTGCGAGACCTGGCCCAGGAGTCCGGGCGCCGGATCGTGCTCACCACGCCGGGCCGAGGCCCGATCGTGGACTCGGCCGACTCCCGCTCGGCGAGCGGCGGTTCGTCCGACGATCTGCTCGCTCAGCAGGCCTCGGCGGTCGTGGATCCGCGCAACGTCGACACCGTGCTGGTGCCCGACGCGGCCAAGGCCGGCGCCGACCGCGTCGATCCACGGGCCGTGGGGCCCTTCCGGCTGCCCGCGAAGGAACACGACGCACTGCGGAAGGCCGCCGCCGGGAGGGTGGCGTGCCTCAGCCAGATGGGTATCGCCGCCGACGTCGTCGAGAGCCCGGGCGGACGGCCCCGCGTCCAGTTCGTGAGCGACGAGACCGGGGAGGGGACCGACAGCGTCACCGACCGTGACATGGAGGCCAAGTGCTTTGCGTCCTACCCGGTCGGTCCCACCGCGACCGAGCGGAAGGCCCTGAGCGCCCTCAACCAACTGGCTGACGCCTGTCTGAAACGACAGGGCCGCACCGCCGTGAAGCTGAACCTGGACCTGTCGTGGGACCGGAGTTACGCATACGGGCGGGACGACGCGGTCTCCGTCGCCGAGGACGGCCTCAGTGATCGGAATGCGAAGGCCCTGGCCGCCAAGAAGGCGGAGGACGCCGCGACGGCCGAACGCAAGGCGGCTTCCGGCGGCGCACTCGACTACGCCCCCGCCGAGATCCGCGACAGCGCGTACGACCGGGCCGTGGCCAACTGTGTCGGCAGCGCCCGCCGGGAACAGCTCATGGGCTATGTCGCCGAGCCCGCGCTCCTGTTCATCGACGGCCCCGGTGCCGCCGGCGTACCCGGTTTCGACCTCTCCCGATCCAACACCGCCCGCATCGCCGGTGTCACCGCCCTGGTCCTCGCCCTCACCGTCGGCGCCTCGGTACTCGCGGGTGCCAGGCTCGTACGCCCGTTGCACGCGCTCACCGGCGCCGCCCAGCGCATGCGGGAGGGCCTGGACGCGACGCCGGTGCCCGTGCCCGTCGTCTCCGACAACGAGATCGGTCGGCTGACGGCGGCCTTCAACGACATGGCCGCGTACCGGGCCCGCCTGGAGGAGCAGCGCAAGGTGATGGTCAGCGATGTCGCCCATGAGCTGCGGACGCCGCTGAGCAACATCCGGGGCTGGCTGGAGGCGGCCCACGACGGACTGGCCGTGCCGGACCCCGCGTTCGTCTCCTCGCTCCTGGAGGAGGCGGTGCAGCTCCAGCACCTCATCAACGACCTCCAGGACCTGGGCGCGGCCGACGCGGGCGCCCTGCGGCTGCACCGGAAGCCGGTACGGATCGACGAGCTGCTCGGCCAGGTCGCTGCCGCGCACCAGGGGTTGGCCGAGACGGCGGGCGTCACCCTCACGGTCCTGACACCGCCGCCGGGCACCCCTCGCCCACCGCTCCTCGACGCCGACCCCGTACGGCTGCGGCAGACCGTCAGCAACCTGCTCTCCAACGCGGTGCGCCACACCCCGGCCGGCGGCACGGTGACCCTGCGCCGGTACGTCAGCGACCCGGGGGACGAGCTCGCCGTGGAGGTGTCCGACACCGGCAGCGGCATTCCGGCGGGCGACCTCCCGTACGTGTTCGACCGCTTCTGGCGGGCGGAGAAGTCCCGCAACCGCAGCACCGGCGGCAGCGGCCTCGGCCTGGCGATCGTCCTCAAGCTCGCCGAGGCCCACGGCGGCACGGTGGACGTGGCGAGCACGGAGGGGGAGGGGGCCACCTTCACCCTGCGGCTGCCGACGGCCGGGTCAACCAAGCCGGAGGGTCCCGGTCGACCCTGA